In Acidimicrobiales bacterium, one DNA window encodes the following:
- the def gene encoding peptide deformylase, with protein MTVRHVATIGHPVLREWAVPVDPASLDDPATQAFIDDLIETMRYCNGAGLAAPQVFDSRRIVAIEVSSNPRYPYKPDIPLTVLVNPEIEPLSDETFDNNEGCLSVPNLRGVTQRFVEIAVKALDRHGGPWEKEVRGLSAVTFQHEVDHLNGKLFLDRVMDPTTLTTWEQYERFGKQEFTSRAAALVARFGS; from the coding sequence GTGACGGTCCGCCACGTGGCGACTATCGGTCACCCGGTGCTGCGCGAGTGGGCGGTTCCGGTCGATCCGGCTTCGCTCGATGATCCCGCCACCCAGGCCTTCATCGACGATCTGATCGAGACCATGCGCTACTGCAACGGTGCCGGCCTCGCCGCCCCCCAGGTGTTCGACTCGCGCCGCATCGTGGCGATCGAGGTCAGCTCCAACCCGCGCTATCCCTACAAGCCCGACATCCCTCTCACGGTGCTCGTCAACCCAGAGATCGAACCCTTGAGCGACGAGACATTCGACAACAACGAGGGCTGCCTTTCGGTCCCGAACCTCCGCGGCGTCACCCAGCGGTTCGTGGAGATCGCTGTCAAGGCCCTCGATCGCCACGGCGGACCGTGGGAGAAGGAGGTACGCGGGCTGTCGGCGGTCACGTTCCAGCACGAGGTGGACCACCTAAACGGCAAACTCTTCCTCGATCGAGTGATGGACCCGACGACGCTGACGACGTGGGAACAGTACGAGCGCTTCGGAAAGCAGGAGTTCACGAGCCGGGCGGCCGCGCTCGTGGCGAGGTTCGGTTCCTGA
- the hutU gene encoding urocanate hydratase, which translates to MPSARVVRAARGPELHCRSWPQEAAWRMLHNNLDPDVAERPEDLVVYGGGGKAARDWASFEAISRTLLELGDDETLLVQSGRPVGVLRTHEWAPRVLIANSNLVGEWDNWDEFRRLEKLGLTMYGQMTAGSWIYIGTQGILQGTYETFAAVAAKRFGGSLAGTLTLTAGAGGMGGAQPLAVTMNGGVVVCADVDRTRLQRRLDTRYLDVVASDVDDAMLQAREAQKEGMALSVGVEANAVDLLETIVRRDEPVDVVTDQTPAHDPLMYVPSGFTPAEADDLRRSDPDDYLMRARETIARHVTAMVTLMDRGAEVFDYGNSLRAEARLAGVERAFDYPGFVPAYIRPLFCEGKGPFRWAALSGDPADIGVTDQAVLQEFPDNDPLARWIRLASDKVAYQGLPARICWLGLGERARMGERFNELVASGRIKAPIVIGRDHLDCGSVASPYRETEAMADGSDAIADWPLLNAMVNVASGASWVSIHDGGGVGIGRSVHAGQVTVADGTPLAAEKLQRVLTNDPATGVIRHVDAGYPEARKVARARGVNIPQRGTDP; encoded by the coding sequence ATGCCCAGCGCGCGGGTGGTCAGGGCCGCGAGAGGACCGGAGCTGCACTGCCGCTCCTGGCCTCAGGAGGCGGCGTGGCGGATGCTCCACAACAACCTCGACCCCGACGTCGCAGAGCGCCCCGAGGATCTCGTCGTCTACGGCGGCGGGGGCAAGGCTGCGAGGGACTGGGCGAGCTTCGAGGCGATCTCACGGACGCTTCTCGAGCTAGGCGACGACGAGACCCTGCTCGTCCAGTCGGGCCGGCCGGTCGGGGTCTTGCGGACTCACGAATGGGCACCGCGTGTGCTCATCGCCAACTCAAACCTTGTGGGCGAATGGGACAACTGGGACGAGTTCCGGCGCCTCGAGAAGCTCGGCCTCACGATGTACGGGCAGATGACCGCCGGCTCGTGGATCTACATCGGGACGCAGGGAATCCTGCAGGGAACCTACGAAACCTTCGCCGCGGTGGCGGCCAAGCGTTTCGGCGGGTCGCTCGCCGGCACCCTCACGCTGACCGCCGGCGCCGGCGGGATGGGTGGAGCGCAGCCGCTGGCGGTGACAATGAACGGAGGCGTCGTCGTCTGCGCGGACGTCGACCGGACCCGACTTCAGCGCCGGCTCGATACTCGCTACCTCGATGTGGTCGCCTCGGACGTGGACGACGCAATGCTGCAGGCGCGGGAAGCCCAGAAGGAGGGCATGGCTCTGTCGGTCGGCGTCGAGGCCAACGCCGTCGATCTGTTGGAGACGATCGTCCGGCGCGACGAGCCGGTCGACGTCGTCACGGACCAGACACCGGCACACGACCCGCTGATGTACGTCCCTTCGGGCTTCACGCCGGCGGAGGCCGATGACCTGCGACGCTCGGATCCGGACGACTACCTGATGCGAGCCCGCGAGACCATCGCACGCCACGTCACCGCGATGGTCACCTTGATGGACCGCGGCGCCGAGGTGTTCGACTATGGGAACAGCTTGCGTGCAGAGGCACGTCTCGCCGGCGTCGAGCGGGCGTTCGACTACCCCGGTTTCGTGCCGGCGTACATACGGCCGTTGTTCTGCGAGGGCAAAGGCCCGTTCCGCTGGGCCGCGCTTTCGGGCGACCCGGCTGACATCGGGGTGACCGATCAGGCCGTGCTCCAAGAGTTCCCGGACAACGACCCGCTCGCCCGCTGGATACGCCTCGCCTCCGACAAGGTCGCGTACCAGGGCCTGCCCGCTCGCATCTGCTGGCTCGGGCTCGGTGAGCGCGCACGTATGGGTGAGAGGTTCAACGAACTGGTTGCGTCCGGGCGCATCAAGGCCCCGATCGTCATCGGGCGGGACCACCTCGACTGCGGCTCCGTCGCGTCGCCTTACCGGGAGACGGAAGCCATGGCAGACGGTTCCGACGCGATCGCCGATTGGCCGCTGCTGAACGCGATGGTGAACGTCGCTTCGGGCGCGTCCTGGGTGAGCATCCACGACGGCGGCGGCGTGGGTATCGGTCGGTCCGTCCACGCGGGCCAGGTGACGGTCGCCGACGGCACGCCGCTCGCCGCCGAGAAACTTCAGCGCGTGCTCACGAATGATCCGGCCACGGGTGTCATCCGCCACGTCGACGCCGGCTACCCCGAGGCGCGCAAGGTCGCCCGGGCTCGCGGTGTGAACATCCCGCAACGGGGGACGGACCCGTGA
- the hutI gene encoding imidazolonepropionase, translating into MASIALTAIAELVTCDPAIGRGELGIVDDGVLVADEGTVVYAGPRRGAPSGVEMQVELHGHCVVPGFVDSHTHLVFAGDRAGEFTRRMAGQPYQPGGILETVAATRAAGRPALEAHAGRLAREAMSYGTTTLEVKTGYGLTPRHEAILLDVARGVTSEATFLGAHIVPAEYEHDRAGYIALLTEVMLPAAEGVARWCDVFCEAGAFDVDESRAVLQAARDRGLGLRVHANQLSAGGGVALACEMGAASADHCTHLTPGDVSALADSDTVATILPISDFCTRQPYADGRRLIDAGATVALASNCNPGSSYSVSVPLAMALAVRECGLSAGEALWAATAGGARALRRSDVGRLAPGCRADALVIAAPSHEHLVYRMGSNLVSAVLKDGKWARGHLS; encoded by the coding sequence ATGGCATCGATAGCCCTGACCGCGATCGCGGAACTCGTCACCTGCGACCCCGCGATCGGCCGCGGCGAGCTCGGGATTGTCGACGACGGCGTCCTCGTGGCGGATGAGGGGACGGTGGTTTACGCCGGGCCGCGACGCGGCGCTCCGTCGGGTGTGGAGATGCAGGTCGAGCTGCACGGACACTGCGTCGTTCCGGGTTTCGTCGACTCGCACACGCACCTCGTCTTCGCGGGCGACCGTGCCGGCGAGTTCACCCGGCGGATGGCGGGCCAGCCTTACCAACCGGGGGGGATCCTGGAGACGGTCGCGGCGACCAGGGCCGCCGGCCGGCCGGCGCTCGAAGCCCACGCCGGCCGGTTGGCGCGCGAGGCGATGAGCTACGGCACGACGACACTCGAGGTCAAGACCGGATACGGGCTGACGCCGCGGCACGAGGCGATCCTCCTCGACGTGGCCAGAGGGGTCACGTCCGAAGCCACCTTCCTCGGAGCGCACATCGTGCCGGCCGAATACGAGCACGACAGGGCGGGATACATCGCGTTGCTCACGGAGGTCATGCTGCCGGCCGCCGAGGGGGTCGCCAGGTGGTGTGACGTCTTCTGCGAAGCCGGCGCCTTCGACGTCGACGAGTCGCGAGCTGTACTGCAGGCCGCACGCGACCGCGGTCTGGGGCTGCGGGTCCACGCCAACCAGCTCTCCGCCGGAGGCGGAGTGGCTCTTGCCTGCGAGATGGGCGCCGCGTCCGCCGACCACTGCACCCATCTCACACCCGGCGACGTCAGCGCGCTCGCGGATTCGGACACTGTCGCAACGATCCTTCCGATAAGCGACTTCTGCACCCGCCAGCCGTACGCGGACGGCAGGCGGCTCATCGACGCAGGCGCGACGGTGGCGTTGGCCAGCAACTGCAACCCGGGCTCGAGTTACTCCGTTTCGGTGCCACTGGCCATGGCGCTCGCGGTGCGCGAGTGCGGGCTGTCCGCCGGTGAGGCCCTGTGGGCCGCTACGGCCGGCGGGGCTCGTGCGCTACGGAGAAGCGACGTCGGCAGGCTGGCGCCCGGCTGCCGCGCCGACGCCCTGGTGATCGCAGCCCCGTCCCACGAGCACCTCGTGTACCGGATGGGTTCGAACCTCGTGTCGGCTGTCCTGAAGGATGGGAAGTGGGCCCGGGGCCATTTATCGTGA
- a CDS encoding biotin carboxylase N-terminal domain-containing protein, giving the protein MLSKVLIANRGEIAVRVIRTCQELGIATVAVYSDLDREALHVRLADEAYALGGQTAAESYLDTQKILDVISRSGADGVHPGYGFFSENADFARAITDAGVAWIGPPPEAIEVMGDKISSRLAAERAKVAGVPGTTEVLTSPDEVVAFGEAHGWPVAIKAAYGGGGRGMRVVREAQEAAGALESAQREAEKAFGRPESYLERYLTWPRHVEVQVFADTHGNAVYLGTRDCSAQRRHQKLIEEAPAPGIPESTLAAMGEAAVKVAKACGYVNAGTVEFIYEDGDFYFLEMNTRLQVEHPATEAVVSMDLVALQLRIAAGEPLGFTQDDVRIHGHAIEVRINAEDPAGGRFLPSPGTITKFRRPDGFGVRTDAGYEEGDTVSQFYDNLIAKVIAWGTDREDARRRILRALREMEVEGPATTIPADIAILEHEDFVNIEHSTNWVEQKLDLSGIAARPAAAPAAGEGPEAKVQRDVDVEIDGRRYQVKVWVPNAAPVVAAGASVTGSRPARPRPGSAHGSGQGVGGTGEVAVPMQGTIVKVLVAVGDSVEVGQAVTVLEAMKMENNITAEASGTVKEIRVKPGDAVGAGDVVVVVG; this is encoded by the coding sequence GTGCTGAGCAAGGTCTTGATAGCCAACCGGGGCGAGATCGCTGTCCGGGTAATCCGCACCTGCCAGGAGCTCGGGATAGCCACGGTCGCGGTGTATTCGGACCTCGACCGCGAAGCACTGCACGTCCGGCTCGCCGACGAGGCATACGCCCTGGGCGGCCAGACTGCCGCCGAGAGCTACCTGGACACGCAGAAGATCCTCGATGTGATCAGCCGCTCGGGTGCCGACGGTGTGCACCCGGGCTACGGGTTCTTCTCCGAGAACGCGGACTTCGCCAGGGCGATCACCGACGCAGGGGTCGCCTGGATCGGACCGCCGCCCGAGGCGATCGAGGTGATGGGCGACAAGATCAGCTCCCGTCTCGCGGCGGAGCGAGCGAAGGTGGCCGGGGTGCCCGGAACGACCGAGGTCCTCACATCTCCTGACGAGGTCGTCGCGTTCGGCGAGGCACACGGGTGGCCTGTGGCGATCAAGGCCGCGTACGGCGGTGGTGGTCGCGGGATGCGCGTCGTGCGCGAGGCCCAGGAGGCCGCCGGCGCGCTCGAATCCGCGCAACGAGAGGCGGAGAAGGCCTTCGGCCGGCCGGAGAGCTATCTCGAGCGGTACCTGACCTGGCCCCGGCACGTCGAAGTGCAGGTCTTCGCCGACACCCACGGGAACGCCGTGTACCTCGGCACCCGTGACTGCTCGGCCCAGCGCCGGCACCAGAAGCTGATCGAAGAGGCCCCTGCGCCCGGGATCCCCGAGTCCACGCTGGCTGCGATGGGCGAGGCCGCGGTAAAGGTGGCCAAGGCATGCGGTTACGTCAACGCCGGAACCGTCGAGTTCATCTACGAGGACGGAGACTTCTATTTCCTCGAGATGAACACACGGCTGCAGGTGGAGCATCCCGCGACCGAAGCCGTCGTGAGCATGGACCTCGTGGCGCTCCAGCTGCGAATCGCCGCCGGTGAACCACTCGGATTCACGCAGGACGACGTCAGGATCCATGGTCACGCGATCGAGGTGCGGATCAACGCCGAGGATCCCGCCGGCGGCAGGTTCCTCCCCTCGCCCGGGACGATCACCAAGTTCCGGCGACCCGACGGGTTCGGCGTGCGTACCGACGCCGGTTACGAAGAGGGCGACACGGTGAGCCAGTTCTACGACAACCTCATCGCGAAGGTGATCGCCTGGGGAACCGACCGCGAAGACGCCCGCCGCCGGATCCTCCGCGCCCTGCGCGAGATGGAAGTCGAGGGCCCGGCGACGACGATCCCGGCCGATATCGCGATCCTGGAGCACGAGGACTTCGTCAACATCGAGCACTCCACCAACTGGGTGGAGCAGAAGCTGGACCTGAGCGGGATTGCCGCCAGGCCGGCGGCAGCCCCGGCTGCGGGTGAGGGGCCGGAGGCGAAGGTCCAGCGCGACGTGGACGTGGAGATCGACGGCCGGCGTTACCAGGTGAAGGTCTGGGTGCCGAATGCCGCGCCAGTCGTCGCTGCCGGCGCCTCTGTCACCGGCTCGCGGCCCGCACGGCCCCGGCCCGGCAGCGCGCACGGATCGGGCCAAGGCGTGGGCGGCACCGGTGAGGTCGCCGTGCCCATGCAAGGGACCATCGTCAAGGTGCTGGTGGCGGTGGGCGATAGCGTCGAGGTGGGCCAAGCGGTGACCGTGCTGGAGGCCATGAAGATGGAGAACAACATCACCGCCGAAGCGTCCGGCACCGTGAAGGAGATCCGGGTCAAGCCCGGCGACGCGGTCGGAGCCGGAGACGTGGTAGTCGTAGTCGGGTGA
- the hutH gene encoding histidine ammonia-lyase, translated as MNDATGPAAGRGDEAVVIGRAGLTIEQVVRVARQRAPVSVGGDARESLERSHRVALDLVGGERAVYGLSTGFGALADRYIEPGRRQDLQTGLVRSHAATVGDEVEPEIVRAMMVLRTATLAKGFSGVRPLLVEAIVGLLNHRITPVVREHGSLGCSGDLAPLAHAALALIGEGDVDVEGVGRMGAGEALRLAGLEPSALQAKEGLALTNGTDGMLGILCLACEDLRMLLRTADVAAAMSVEALLGTDQAFMPELAALRPHPGQAASAANIFTVLSGSAIVESHKQGDSRVQDAYSLRCAPQVLGACRDTLDHAEQVLRRELASAIDNPVVLPDGRVASCGNFHGAPLAYVADFLAVVVADAASISERRIDRHLDPARSHGLPPFLAADPGVDSGLMLAQYSAAALVADCRRLAVPASTDNVPTSAMQEDHVSMGWAAALKLRRSVVNLARVTGIEVMTAARAIEMRSPLRPAPATATVVQGLRRRVPGLGPDRYMAPEIDAATEAVRSGEVLGWAEAVTGPLR; from the coding sequence GTGAACGACGCCACCGGCCCCGCCGCCGGGCGCGGCGACGAGGCGGTGGTGATCGGGCGGGCAGGGCTGACGATCGAACAGGTCGTGAGGGTGGCGCGCCAGCGTGCGCCCGTCTCCGTTGGCGGCGACGCCCGAGAGTCCTTGGAGCGATCTCACCGGGTCGCGCTCGACCTCGTCGGCGGCGAGCGCGCCGTCTACGGTCTGTCGACGGGCTTCGGGGCGCTGGCCGACCGCTACATCGAGCCCGGCAGGAGGCAGGACCTTCAGACCGGGCTGGTCCGGTCGCACGCCGCGACGGTGGGCGACGAGGTCGAGCCAGAGATCGTGCGGGCGATGATGGTCCTGCGCACCGCGACGCTCGCGAAGGGGTTCTCAGGGGTCCGGCCGCTGCTGGTTGAAGCGATCGTCGGGTTGCTCAACCACAGGATCACACCGGTGGTCAGGGAGCACGGCTCCCTCGGGTGCAGTGGCGACCTCGCCCCCCTCGCGCACGCGGCGCTGGCGCTGATAGGCGAGGGCGATGTCGACGTCGAGGGGGTCGGCCGGATGGGCGCCGGCGAGGCCCTGCGCCTGGCTGGCCTCGAACCATCGGCATTGCAGGCCAAAGAGGGACTGGCGCTGACGAACGGGACCGACGGCATGCTCGGGATCCTCTGCCTCGCGTGCGAGGACCTGCGCATGCTCCTTCGCACCGCCGACGTGGCCGCGGCGATGTCCGTGGAGGCACTGCTGGGGACGGACCAGGCGTTCATGCCGGAACTCGCGGCCCTACGCCCCCACCCCGGCCAGGCCGCCTCCGCCGCCAACATCTTCACGGTCTTGTCGGGGTCGGCGATCGTCGAGTCGCACAAGCAGGGCGACTCGCGCGTGCAGGACGCGTACTCGCTGCGCTGCGCGCCGCAGGTCCTTGGCGCGTGCAGGGACACACTCGACCACGCGGAGCAGGTCTTGAGACGAGAGTTGGCGTCCGCGATAGACAACCCCGTCGTGCTCCCGGACGGGCGGGTTGCATCGTGCGGCAACTTCCACGGCGCACCACTGGCGTACGTGGCGGACTTCCTGGCGGTGGTGGTCGCCGACGCCGCATCGATCTCGGAACGCCGGATCGACCGCCACCTCGACCCGGCAAGGTCGCACGGTCTGCCGCCCTTCCTCGCGGCCGATCCCGGTGTCGATTCGGGACTGATGCTCGCCCAGTACAGCGCGGCTGCTCTCGTTGCCGATTGCCGGCGGCTCGCTGTTCCGGCGAGTACCGACAACGTCCCGACGTCGGCCATGCAGGAAGATCACGTGTCCATGGGGTGGGCCGCTGCGCTGAAGCTCCGCCGGTCGGTGGTCAACCTTGCCCGCGTCACGGGCATCGAGGTGATGACGGCCGCTCGCGCGATCGAGATGCGATCCCCGCTGCGGCCGGCGCCGGCAACCGCCACTGTGGTGCAGGGGCTTCGCCGGCGCGTGCCGGGGTTGGGGCCCGACCGCTACATGGCGCCCGAGATCGACGCCGCTACCGAAGCCGTCCGGTCAGGCGAGGTGCTGGGCTGGGCCGAGGCGGTGACGGGCCCGTTGCGGTAG
- a CDS encoding formimidoylglutamate deiminase: protein MHGNGTWWAEHAWLGGERNAGGVLIGVKDGTFSSVTPGVPVPPPGATTLRGITMPGLVNAHSHAFHRALRGRTHDARGTFWSWRDTMYRAAEALDPDLYLRLARAVFAEMVLAGYTTVGEFHYLHHDPLGRPYSDPNQMGSALLGAASEAGIRITLIDACYLSGGFGETALEGVQRRFSDTDVSCWAERVASLKTGDGQRMAAAVHSVRAVPPGAIKHLAAYAAQSGWPLHAHVSEQRAEVDDCMAATGLSPFQLLETAGALDCDFTAVHATHAGPHDVVVLGDSRAHVCACPTTERDLGDGIGPFARMRDVGVQLCLGSDSHAVIDGFEEARALEMDSRLVSEQRVLFSSSELIRAATSAGLESLGWSAGGLAPGQPADFVSIRTDTPRTAGCDPELAASTIFGASAADVDTVVVGGDTIVDGGEHTRIENPAAAIAAAVDEVWAWHR, encoded by the coding sequence GTGCACGGCAACGGAACCTGGTGGGCGGAGCACGCCTGGCTCGGCGGTGAACGCAACGCCGGAGGAGTTCTTATCGGGGTGAAAGACGGGACCTTCTCGTCTGTCACCCCCGGGGTACCGGTCCCGCCGCCCGGTGCAACGACGCTAAGGGGCATCACGATGCCCGGCCTGGTCAACGCGCACTCACACGCATTTCACCGGGCATTGCGCGGACGGACCCACGACGCACGCGGAACGTTCTGGTCATGGCGCGACACGATGTACAGGGCGGCCGAGGCTCTGGACCCGGACCTCTACCTGAGACTGGCGCGTGCGGTGTTCGCCGAGATGGTCCTCGCCGGGTACACGACCGTCGGCGAGTTCCATTACCTGCACCACGACCCGCTCGGTCGCCCGTACTCGGACCCCAACCAGATGGGCTCGGCCCTTCTCGGGGCCGCATCCGAAGCCGGTATCCGCATCACCCTTATCGACGCGTGCTACTTGAGCGGAGGGTTCGGCGAAACCGCCCTCGAGGGGGTGCAGAGGCGGTTCAGCGACACAGACGTTTCGTGCTGGGCTGAGCGCGTCGCCTCGTTGAAGACCGGTGACGGCCAACGCATGGCCGCGGCCGTCCACTCCGTGCGAGCCGTGCCGCCGGGGGCCATCAAGCACCTTGCGGCGTACGCAGCGCAGAGCGGGTGGCCGCTTCACGCGCACGTCTCCGAACAGCGCGCGGAAGTCGACGACTGCATGGCGGCGACCGGTCTCAGCCCGTTCCAGCTGCTGGAAACCGCGGGAGCACTCGACTGTGACTTCACCGCGGTGCACGCCACGCACGCCGGTCCGCACGACGTGGTCGTGCTCGGAGACTCCCGAGCCCACGTCTGCGCCTGCCCGACCACCGAGCGGGATCTCGGCGACGGCATCGGTCCCTTCGCTCGGATGCGGGACGTCGGCGTTCAGCTGTGCCTGGGAAGCGATTCGCACGCTGTCATCGACGGCTTCGAAGAAGCACGGGCCCTGGAGATGGATTCGCGCCTCGTGAGCGAGCAGCGCGTCCTCTTCTCCTCCTCGGAGCTCATCCGCGCCGCGACATCAGCGGGGTTGGAGTCGCTCGGATGGTCCGCGGGAGGGCTCGCGCCGGGCCAGCCTGCTGACTTCGTGTCCATCCGGACGGACACCCCCAGGACCGCCGGCTGCGACCCGGAGCTTGCCGCGTCGACGATCTTCGGCGCGTCCGCGGCCGACGTCGACACGGTGGTCGTGGGCGGCGACACGATCGTCGACGGAGGCGAGCACACACGCATCGAGAACCCGGCGGCCGCGATCGCAGCAGCCGTCGACGAGGTCTGGGCATGGCATCGATAG